In Phreatobacter stygius, a genomic segment contains:
- a CDS encoding sensor domain-containing diguanylate cyclase: MGLKDLLAPPGRRMTVTAVAILLAGLAATFAAQAIAERWIATDMQRRFAADAADTSAAIGERLRTHAEVLVSMQGLYASIGRIDRAQFRRYVDVLDLARRYPGFQALQSLRYVTPDNLDAFMAEVRSDTSVDPRGQPDFTVQPPGQRSSYNVVEFVEPLRGNENAFGFDAGANPVQLDSLRRAAETGRIVATPPVRLVQDTSGGQGFILRAPIYRVGEPAQTALQRTAALRGFVATVYRMNELMRGVLDVRTLQHMHIRVVDRGYAKATPEGVMTSEPEDESGLATLMYDSLEANLRLVTPVASSPLGIAAERSLVVGERVWRVLFTARPGSTYELDHAVPNLVFGSGLVISLLITLLSLIVMRSRRLSGSLSALNAEQRALVDNPLAGILFTRGHRILRGNRRIAELCGRGVDDLPGSDIATLVASPADGDAFGTALTRIRDTAMAAEVELHIRHKDGATLLVDAYGKPLTSGGRNGPGEILWVIQDKTDALLVEAERRDHARELQDANQRLTASLHASETRTREIALLTELSSLLQSCQRLDEIFAAVQSYAGHLFPAEAGALYLFNDARDAVQRGAHWGALKADVAAFHPEACWALRRGRTFPVSEASQGLTCSHAAACCATPGSAFVCQPLIAQNNLLGLLYREMPETAGATAAGASANQLATMLAEQVSLAIANLELREQLRSQAIRDPLTGLHNRRFLQEALTREIGRSSRSGKPLSLAILDIDHFKRVNDSHSHEAGDAVLRDIGRILYETVRKTDIVGRYGGEEFLLLLPGVGLGAAEQRANQVLDAVRRMRVTWSGGTLDGITASIGLAVMPLHVENGDELLAAADIALYRAKAQGRNRVVVTDRRAGAPQPVSTELKPVPGSVKATG, from the coding sequence ATGGGGTTGAAGGATCTGCTGGCGCCTCCGGGGCGGCGGATGACGGTGACGGCAGTCGCCATCCTTCTGGCCGGTCTGGCCGCGACCTTCGCCGCCCAGGCGATCGCCGAGCGCTGGATCGCCACCGACATGCAGCGTCGTTTCGCCGCCGATGCGGCCGACACCAGCGCGGCGATCGGCGAACGGCTGCGGACCCATGCCGAGGTGCTGGTCAGCATGCAGGGGCTCTACGCCTCGATCGGCCGTATCGATCGCGCCCAGTTCCGCCGCTATGTCGACGTGCTGGACCTGGCGCGCCGCTATCCCGGTTTCCAGGCCTTGCAGTCGCTGCGCTACGTCACGCCGGACAACCTGGACGCCTTCATGGCCGAGGTCAGGAGCGACACCAGCGTCGATCCGCGCGGCCAGCCGGATTTCACCGTCCAGCCGCCGGGCCAGCGCTCCAGCTATAACGTCGTCGAATTCGTCGAACCGCTGCGCGGCAACGAGAACGCGTTCGGTTTCGATGCCGGCGCCAATCCGGTCCAGCTGGACTCGCTGCGCCGGGCCGCAGAGACTGGCCGGATCGTCGCGACACCACCGGTCCGGCTGGTGCAGGACACGTCCGGCGGCCAGGGTTTCATCCTGCGCGCGCCGATCTATCGTGTCGGCGAGCCGGCCCAGACCGCCCTGCAGCGGACCGCGGCGCTGCGTGGCTTCGTCGCCACCGTCTATCGCATGAACGAACTGATGCGCGGGGTGCTGGATGTCCGCACCTTGCAGCACATGCATATCCGCGTCGTCGACCGCGGTTATGCCAAGGCGACGCCGGAAGGCGTGATGACCAGCGAGCCGGAGGACGAAAGCGGTCTGGCGACCCTGATGTATGACAGCCTGGAAGCCAATCTCAGGCTGGTCACCCCGGTCGCCTCGTCGCCGCTCGGCATTGCCGCCGAACGGTCGCTGGTGGTCGGCGAAAGGGTCTGGCGCGTGCTGTTCACCGCCCGCCCCGGCTCGACCTACGAGCTCGATCACGCAGTGCCGAATCTCGTCTTCGGCAGCGGCCTGGTCATTAGCCTGCTGATCACCCTGCTGTCGCTCATCGTCATGCGGTCGCGGCGGCTGTCCGGCAGTCTCAGCGCGCTCAATGCCGAACAACGGGCCCTGGTCGACAATCCGCTGGCCGGCATTCTCTTCACCAGGGGACACCGGATCCTGCGCGGCAACCGGCGCATCGCCGAATTGTGCGGCCGCGGCGTCGACGACCTCCCGGGCAGCGACATCGCCACGCTGGTCGCAAGCCCCGCCGATGGCGATGCCTTCGGCACGGCGTTGACCCGGATCCGCGACACCGCGATGGCGGCAGAAGTCGAATTGCATATCCGCCACAAGGACGGCGCGACGCTCCTGGTCGACGCCTATGGCAAGCCGCTGACCTCGGGCGGCCGCAACGGCCCCGGCGAGATCTTGTGGGTCATCCAGGACAAGACCGATGCCCTGCTGGTCGAGGCCGAGCGGCGTGACCATGCCCGCGAGTTGCAGGACGCCAACCAGCGCCTCACCGCCTCCTTGCATGCCTCCGAGACCCGCACCCGCGAGATCGCACTTTTGACCGAGCTCAGCAGCCTGCTGCAGTCCTGCCAGCGCCTCGACGAGATCTTCGCGGCGGTGCAGAGTTATGCCGGTCATCTCTTCCCGGCCGAAGCCGGCGCGCTCTATCTGTTCAACGACGCCCGCGACGCGGTTCAGCGCGGCGCCCATTGGGGCGCGCTGAAAGCCGACGTCGCCGCCTTCCATCCGGAGGCCTGCTGGGCACTGCGGCGCGGCCGCACCTTCCCTGTCTCGGAGGCCAGCCAGGGTCTGACCTGCAGCCATGCCGCGGCCTGTTGCGCGACACCGGGGTCGGCTTTCGTCTGCCAGCCGCTGATTGCGCAAAACAACCTGCTCGGCCTGCTTTATCGCGAAATGCCGGAAACCGCCGGAGCGACGGCCGCCGGCGCCTCCGCCAACCAGCTCGCCACCATGCTCGCCGAGCAGGTGTCGCTGGCGATCGCCAATCTCGAGCTGCGCGAGCAATTGCGCAGCCAGGCGATCCGCGACCCGCTGACCGGCCTGCACAATCGGCGCTTTCTCCAGGAGGCCCTGACCCGCGAGATCGGCCGCAGCAGCCGCAGCGGCAAACCGCTGTCGCTCGCCATTCTCGACATCGACCACTTCAAGCGTGTCAATGACAGCCACAGCCACGAGGCCGGCGACGCGGTGCTGCGCGACATCGGCAGGATTCTCTACGAGACGGTCCGCAAGACCGATATCGTCGGCCGCTACGGCGGCGAGGAGTTCCTGCTGCTGCTGCCGGGCGTCGGTCTCGGCGCCGCCGAGCAGCGCGCCAACCAGGTGCTGGACGCCGTGCGCCGGATGCGCGTCACCTGGTCGGGCGGCACGCTTGATGGCATCACCGCCTCGATCGGACTGGCGGTCATGCCGCTGCATGTCGAAAACGGCGATGAATTGCTGGCGGCCGCCGACATCGCGCTCTACCGGGCCAAGGCCCAGGGCCGGAACCGGGTGGTGGTCACCGACAGGCGCGCCGGCGCGCCGCAGCCGGTTTCGACCGAGCTCAAGCCTGTCCCCGGTTCGGTCAAGGCGACCGGCTAG
- a CDS encoding glycosyltransferase family 4 protein: MRIAMLAPISWRTPPRHYGPWELVTSLLTEALVARGVDVTLFATMDSRTAGKLAGVAPAAYSEDPGIDAKVWEMLHVAHVFERADEFDLIHNQADFVPLVFSRLVETPVMTTIHGFSSERILPAFKAYDDRVHYVAISDADRHPDLRYAATIHHGIPLADFPFDPRGSDELLFFGRIHPDKGAAEAIQASRRAGRRLVMAGIIQDQAYHDAKVTPALDGQTVVYRGALGGAARTQALGSARALLHLINFDEPFGLSVVEALACGTPVIATNRGSMPELIDHGVTGFLVDSMDAAVAAIGRIGDIDRAACRAAVAARFTVDHMADRYLALYRSLLG; the protein is encoded by the coding sequence ATGCGGATTGCCATGCTGGCGCCGATCTCCTGGCGCACCCCACCGCGCCACTACGGCCCGTGGGAACTGGTGACCAGCCTGTTGACCGAGGCGCTGGTGGCCCGTGGCGTCGATGTCACCCTGTTCGCCACGATGGACAGCCGGACGGCCGGCAAGCTCGCCGGCGTGGCGCCGGCCGCCTATTCCGAGGATCCCGGCATCGACGCCAAGGTATGGGAGATGCTCCATGTCGCCCATGTCTTCGAGCGCGCCGATGAGTTCGATCTCATTCACAACCAGGCCGATTTCGTGCCGCTGGTGTTCTCGCGGCTGGTCGAGACGCCCGTGATGACGACCATCCACGGCTTCTCCTCGGAGCGCATCCTGCCGGCCTTCAAGGCCTATGACGATCGTGTCCATTATGTCGCGATCAGCGACGCCGATCGCCATCCGGACCTGCGTTATGCCGCAACCATCCATCACGGCATCCCGCTGGCGGATTTTCCCTTCGACCCGCGAGGCAGCGACGAACTCTTGTTCTTCGGACGCATCCATCCGGACAAGGGCGCGGCCGAGGCGATCCAGGCGTCGCGGCGTGCCGGCCGGCGGCTGGTGATGGCCGGCATCATCCAGGATCAGGCCTATCATGATGCCAAGGTCACGCCCGCGCTGGACGGGCAAACGGTGGTCTATCGCGGCGCGCTCGGCGGCGCAGCCCGCACCCAGGCGCTCGGTTCGGCCCGCGCGCTGCTGCACCTGATCAATTTCGACGAGCCGTTCGGGCTGTCGGTGGTCGAGGCGCTCGCCTGCGGCACGCCTGTCATCGCCACCAACCGCGGATCAATGCCCGAGCTGATCGACCATGGCGTGACCGGCTTTCTGGTCGACAGCATGGATGCCGCCGTGGCCGCAATCGGCCGCATCGGCGACATCGACCGCGCCGCCTGCCGGGCGGCGGTCGCCGCGCGTTTCACGGTCGACCACATGGCCGATCGCTATCTGGCCTTGTATCGCTCGCTGCTGGGCTGA
- a CDS encoding alpha-amylase family glycosyl hydrolase has product MTASWWQSGVIYQIYPRSFQDSDGDGIGDLKGIAQRLGYLAELGVDALWISPIYPSPMADFGYDVADYCGIDPRFGTLADFDDLLAKAHGLGLKVVLDFVPNHTSDQHPWFVASRSSRTDPKRDWYIWRDAAAAGGPPNNWISDFGGSAWTLDETTGQYYYHAFLKEQADLNWRNPAVRSVMDEALRFWFDRGVDGFRIDVLWHMVKAADFPDNPVNPDYRPGMGEMHRVLQLHSTDQPEVHQIAAGMRAVADGYGAAGQGERVLIGEIYLPVERLMDYYGQDRPEVHLPFNFQLVDAPWQARSLGALIAGYEAALPSGGWPNWVLGNHDRPRVATRRGQAQARVAAMLLLTLRGTPTLYYGDELGLSDVAIPPDRVQDPREKREPGLGLGRDPVRTPMPWDASAQAGFTAGRPWLPLHGDWPARNVARMMPEPQSILTLYRQLLAIRREHPALAVGSFALLEADGDVLAYVRQLGAERLVVALNLGDRPQCLELPAWACDGRPLVSTLAGAALPQGGALSLRADEGVVLRV; this is encoded by the coding sequence ATGACCGCGTCCTGGTGGCAATCGGGGGTGATCTACCAGATCTATCCGCGCTCCTTTCAGGACAGCGACGGCGACGGCATCGGTGACCTCAAGGGCATTGCGCAGCGGCTCGGCTATCTCGCGGAGCTCGGCGTCGACGCTCTGTGGATCTCGCCCATCTACCCCTCGCCCATGGCCGATTTCGGTTATGACGTCGCCGACTATTGCGGCATCGACCCACGCTTCGGCACGCTCGCCGATTTCGACGACCTGCTGGCCAAGGCCCATGGGCTGGGGCTCAAGGTCGTGCTCGACTTCGTGCCCAATCATACGTCCGATCAACACCCCTGGTTCGTCGCCAGCCGCAGCTCGCGCACCGATCCGAAACGCGACTGGTACATCTGGCGCGATGCCGCAGCCGCCGGCGGCCCGCCCAACAACTGGATCAGCGATTTCGGCGGTTCGGCCTGGACCTTGGACGAGACCACCGGCCAGTATTATTACCACGCCTTCCTGAAGGAACAGGCCGACCTCAACTGGCGCAATCCGGCGGTCCGGTCGGTGATGGACGAAGCTTTGCGCTTCTGGTTCGACCGCGGCGTCGACGGCTTCCGCATCGACGTGCTGTGGCACATGGTCAAGGCGGCGGACTTCCCGGACAATCCAGTGAATCCCGACTATCGGCCCGGCATGGGCGAGATGCACCGGGTGCTGCAGCTTCATTCCACCGACCAGCCGGAGGTGCATCAGATCGCCGCCGGCATGCGCGCCGTCGCCGATGGTTATGGCGCGGCGGGGCAGGGCGAGCGTGTGCTGATCGGCGAGATCTATCTGCCGGTCGAGCGGCTGATGGATTATTACGGGCAGGACCGGCCGGAGGTGCATCTGCCATTCAATTTCCAGCTCGTCGACGCGCCGTGGCAGGCGCGTTCGCTTGGGGCCCTGATCGCCGGCTACGAGGCGGCGCTGCCGTCGGGCGGCTGGCCGAACTGGGTGCTCGGCAATCACGACCGGCCGCGCGTCGCCACCAGGCGTGGACAGGCCCAGGCGCGCGTCGCGGCCATGTTGCTGCTGACGCTGCGCGGCACGCCGACGCTCTATTATGGCGACGAGCTAGGTCTCAGCGACGTCGCGATCCCGCCGGACCGGGTTCAGGACCCGCGCGAAAAGCGCGAACCCGGGCTCGGCCTCGGCCGTGATCCGGTGCGCACGCCGATGCCATGGGACGCGAGCGCCCAGGCCGGCTTCACGGCGGGAAGGCCCTGGCTGCCGCTCCATGGCGACTGGCCGGCGCGCAATGTCGCCAGGATGATGCCGGAGCCCCAGTCGATCCTGACGCTTTATCGTCAACTGCTGGCGATCAGGCGCGAGCATCCGGCCCTGGCGGTGGGCAGCTTCGCGCTGCTGGAGGCTGACGGCGACGTGCTCGCCTATGTCCGCCAGCTCGGCGCGGAGCGGCTGGTCGTGGCGCTCAATCTCGGAGATCGGCCGCAATGCCTGGAGCTGCCGGCCTGGGCGTGCGACGGCCGGCCGCTGGTGTCCACGCTGGCCGGAGCAGCGCTCCCTCAGGGCGGCGCGCTGTCGTTGCGCGCCGACGAGGGCGTGGTTCTCCGGGTCTGA
- a CDS encoding GNAT family N-acetyltransferase yields MTIDNRTAMSRVSACLRATMNCGSNVFRLSPFTVMVDEASADPFRSYAIPDDGAEPNADGIAALVALFAAKDRTPRLEYIPDLAPAVLPCLETAGFRVERYLPLMTCSPTSLLPPPDLAGVDWLIVDDVADLAAAARVQNEAYGLVETLAADVERLRHVVAKGGAVALARAAGDGEPLGSGLYSPPHGGVAEIAAIGVRPAARRRGIGGGVTALLARRAMDKGVAFPFLMAAEDDDAWRTYQRIGFTDCGTMLHISR; encoded by the coding sequence ATGACCATCGACAACCGCACGGCCATGAGCCGTGTCTCTGCTTGTCTTCGCGCCACCATGAACTGCGGAAGCAATGTCTTTCGCCTCTCGCCCTTCACCGTCATGGTCGATGAGGCGAGCGCCGATCCGTTCCGCAGCTACGCGATACCGGACGACGGAGCCGAGCCGAATGCCGATGGCATTGCAGCCCTCGTCGCCCTGTTCGCGGCGAAAGACCGCACGCCCAGGCTCGAATATATCCCGGACCTGGCGCCGGCCGTTCTGCCTTGTCTCGAAACGGCGGGCTTCAGGGTCGAGCGCTACCTGCCCCTGATGACCTGCTCGCCGACAAGCCTCCTGCCGCCGCCTGATCTTGCCGGCGTCGATTGGCTGATCGTCGACGACGTCGCCGACCTCGCGGCCGCGGCGCGGGTTCAGAACGAAGCCTATGGCCTCGTCGAGACCCTCGCTGCCGACGTCGAGCGCCTGCGTCATGTCGTCGCCAAGGGTGGCGCGGTCGCGCTCGCACGTGCGGCCGGCGACGGCGAACCTCTGGGTTCCGGCCTCTATTCGCCGCCCCATGGCGGTGTCGCCGAGATCGCGGCGATCGGCGTGCGTCCGGCCGCCAGGCGACGGGGCATCGGCGGCGGCGTCACAGCCTTGCTGGCGCGACGCGCCATGGACAAGGGCGTCGCTTTCCCGTTCCTGATGGCAGCCGAGGACGACGATGCCTGGCGAACCTACCAGCGGATCGGCTTCACCGATTGCGGCACGATGCTGCACATCTCGCGCTGA
- a CDS encoding bifunctional acetate--CoA ligase family protein/GNAT family N-acetyltransferase has translation MSLYRLDRYFTPSSVAIVGATNRPRSMGMALLANMRRAGYAGGLFPVNPHHQELEGLTCYASLGALPAVPDLVVLATPGRTIPGLVAEAAALGVPAAVVISALERDGYDSAAKKIAKAARDHGLRIVGPNCFGVIAPHGQVDASFASRGAKPGSLAFVSQSGAIAAALLEWAHMRNIGFSGVVTLGDQLDVDIGDCLDYFAADYRSRAILLYIEAVTDVRKFMASARAAARSKPVIVLKSGRHRAAANAAHSHTGALAGSDDVYAAAFARAGLVRVADLDELIAAAETLSRFTAFHGDRLGIVTNGGGLGVLAVDSLMDRGGKLANLGTATLNRLEVSMPPIWSHGNPIDIIGDADAARYDEAMQAALDDPNIDAVLVMNCPTALLPSHEAASAVAHVVTSRRARGDRVKPVFPVWLGDQDEATTIFAEAGLPSYPTESEAIRGFMHVVGYTRGQAALLETPESAEIVPPADLAKLRAAISETVRAGRRWLDPILVDRILAAYGIATIPIRAARTAEEAGAHAVEFLSEGHACAVKILSPDIVHKSDVGGVQLGLATREAVEAAAADMLTRIARDMPKATIEGVTVQPMIHRPGAIELIAGLADDRTFGSVMLFGRGGKAVELIKDRALALPPLDMRIARDMIARTRIAKQMAGYRDVPPVDGAKVAEVLVRLSQLAADLAAVAEIDINPLLADAQGVLALDARIAVGAPKAAKLGAGGHPRFAIRPYPKEWERQVETESGYRFRIRPVRPEDEAIFRDFLERVDPDDLRQRFFAPIKQFSHAFIAKLAQIDYARSMVLVALEEATGDLIGTVRLHADPDNDNAEYAVFIRSDMQGRGLGITMMRLIIDYAREQRIKRIYGQVLNENHKMLALARDLGFSVSTDPDDSSLQRVVLELT, from the coding sequence ATGTCTCTCTACCGGCTCGATCGCTATTTCACGCCGTCATCGGTGGCCATCGTCGGCGCGACCAACCGGCCGCGCTCGATGGGCATGGCGCTGCTGGCCAATATGCGGCGGGCCGGTTATGCCGGTGGCCTGTTTCCGGTCAATCCGCATCACCAGGAGCTCGAAGGGCTTACCTGCTACGCGTCGCTTGGCGCCCTGCCGGCCGTCCCGGATCTGGTCGTGCTGGCGACGCCCGGCCGGACCATTCCGGGGCTGGTCGCCGAGGCGGCAGCCCTCGGCGTGCCGGCGGCGGTGGTCATCTCGGCGCTCGAGCGAGACGGCTATGACAGCGCGGCGAAAAAGATCGCCAAGGCAGCGCGCGACCATGGCCTCAGGATCGTCGGGCCGAACTGCTTCGGCGTCATCGCGCCGCATGGCCAAGTCGATGCGAGCTTCGCCTCGCGTGGCGCCAAGCCCGGCTCGCTCGCCTTCGTGTCGCAATCCGGCGCGATCGCGGCGGCGCTGCTGGAATGGGCGCATATGCGCAATATCGGCTTTTCCGGCGTGGTCACGCTCGGCGACCAGCTGGATGTCGATATCGGCGACTGTCTCGACTATTTCGCCGCCGACTACCGCAGCCGCGCCATCCTGCTCTACATCGAGGCGGTCACCGACGTGCGCAAGTTCATGGCCTCGGCCCGGGCCGCGGCGCGGTCGAAGCCGGTGATCGTGCTCAAATCCGGTCGCCACCGGGCCGCCGCCAACGCGGCCCATTCGCATACCGGCGCGCTCGCCGGCTCCGACGACGTCTATGCCGCCGCCTTCGCCCGCGCCGGCCTGGTACGCGTGGCCGACCTCGACGAGCTGATCGCGGCCGCCGAAACGCTGTCGCGCTTCACCGCGTTCCACGGCGACCGTCTCGGCATCGTCACCAATGGCGGCGGTCTCGGCGTGCTGGCCGTCGACAGCCTGATGGATCGCGGCGGCAAGCTCGCCAACCTCGGCACCGCCACCCTGAACCGGCTCGAAGTGTCGATGCCGCCGATCTGGTCGCACGGCAATCCGATCGACATCATCGGCGATGCCGATGCCGCCCGTTACGACGAGGCCATGCAGGCCGCTCTCGACGATCCCAATATCGACGCGGTCCTGGTGATGAATTGCCCGACCGCCCTGCTGCCGAGCCATGAGGCGGCCTCGGCGGTCGCCCATGTCGTGACCTCCAGGCGCGCCAGGGGTGACCGGGTCAAGCCGGTCTTCCCGGTCTGGCTCGGCGACCAGGACGAAGCGACGACGATCTTCGCCGAGGCTGGCTTGCCGAGCTACCCGACCGAGTCGGAGGCCATTCGCGGCTTCATGCATGTGGTGGGTTATACGCGCGGCCAGGCGGCCTTGCTGGAGACGCCGGAGAGCGCCGAGATCGTGCCGCCGGCCGACCTTGCCAAGCTGCGCGCCGCGATATCGGAGACCGTCAGGGCCGGGCGGCGCTGGCTCGATCCGATCCTGGTCGATCGCATCCTGGCCGCCTATGGCATCGCCACCATCCCGATCCGCGCGGCGCGCACGGCTGAGGAGGCCGGCGCCCATGCCGTGGAATTCCTGAGCGAAGGCCATGCCTGCGCGGTGAAGATCCTGTCGCCCGACATCGTGCACAAGTCGGATGTCGGCGGCGTGCAACTGGGGCTTGCGACCCGCGAGGCGGTCGAAGCGGCGGCGGCCGACATGCTGACGCGGATCGCGCGCGACATGCCGAAAGCGACGATCGAGGGTGTCACGGTGCAGCCGATGATCCATCGGCCGGGCGCCATCGAGCTGATCGCCGGTCTCGCGGATGACCGCACCTTCGGTTCGGTCATGCTGTTCGGGCGCGGCGGCAAGGCCGTCGAACTGATCAAGGATCGCGCCCTGGCGCTGCCGCCGCTCGACATGCGGATCGCCCGCGACATGATCGCCCGCACGCGCATCGCCAAGCAGATGGCCGGCTATCGCGACGTCCCGCCGGTCGATGGCGCCAAGGTCGCCGAGGTGCTGGTGCGCCTGTCGCAGCTGGCCGCCGACCTCGCCGCTGTCGCCGAGATCGACATCAACCCGCTGCTGGCCGACGCGCAGGGCGTGCTGGCACTCGACGCGCGCATCGCGGTCGGCGCGCCGAAGGCAGCAAAGCTCGGTGCGGGCGGCCATCCGCGCTTCGCCATCCGGCCCTATCCGAAGGAATGGGAACGCCAGGTCGAGACCGAGAGCGGTTATCGCTTCCGCATCCGGCCGGTGCGGCCGGAGGACGAGGCGATCTTTCGGGATTTCCTCGAACGGGTCGATCCGGACGACCTGCGCCAGCGCTTCTTCGCGCCGATCAAGCAGTTCAGCCACGCCTTCATCGCCAAGCTCGCCCAGATCGACTATGCGCGATCGATGGTGCTGGTGGCGCTGGAAGAGGCGACCGGCGACCTCATCGGCACGGTACGCCTGCATGCCGATCCGGACAATGACAATGCCGAATATGCCGTGTTCATCCGCAGCGACATGCAGGGCAGGGGCCTCGGCATCACCATGATGCGGCTGATCATCGACTATGCGCGCGAACAACGCATCAAACGCATCTACGGTCAGGTGCTGAACGAGAACCACAAGATGCTGGCGCTGGCGCGGGATCTGGGATTCTCGGTCAGCACCGATCCCGACGACAGTTCGTTGCAGCGCGTCGTCCTGGAATTGACCTGA
- a CDS encoding chloramphenicol acetyltransferase has translation MTTLDLAPSIHPDAIVRNSRLGAYTEVGARTVISETGMGDYSYIVQDGQIDMSEIGKFCSIASHVRINPGNHPTERASQSHFLYRASRYFDGEADEAGFFDWRRSHAVAIGHDVWIGHGGVVLAGRTVGTGAVVAAGAIVTKDVAPYTIVGGNPARVIRRRFDEPTAERLQALAWWDWSHERLRLALPDFRALGIEAFLDKYEGRD, from the coding sequence ATGACCACGCTCGACCTCGCGCCATCGATCCACCCGGATGCGATCGTCCGCAACAGCCGCCTCGGTGCCTATACCGAGGTCGGCGCACGCACGGTGATCTCGGAGACCGGGATGGGCGACTATTCCTACATCGTCCAGGACGGCCAGATCGACATGTCCGAGATCGGCAAGTTCTGCTCGATCGCGTCGCACGTCCGGATCAATCCGGGCAATCACCCGACCGAACGGGCGAGCCAGAGCCACTTCCTGTATCGCGCTTCGCGCTATTTCGACGGCGAAGCGGACGAAGCCGGCTTTTTTGACTGGCGCCGGTCTCATGCCGTGGCCATTGGCCATGATGTCTGGATCGGCCATGGCGGGGTGGTGCTGGCCGGCCGCACGGTCGGCACCGGCGCTGTGGTGGCGGCCGGTGCCATCGTCACCAAGGATGTCGCGCCCTATACGATCGTCGGCGGCAATCCGGCCCGGGTGATCCGTCGCCGCTTCGACGAACCGACGGCCGAACGGCTTCAGGCTCTGGCCTGGTGGGACTGGAGCCATGAGCGGCTGAGGCTTGCCTTGCCGGATTTCCGGGCGCTCGGCATCGAGGCCTTCCTGGACAAATACGAGGGCAGGGACTGA
- the phnC gene encoding phosphonate ABC transporter ATP-binding protein encodes MLTIDKVTRRFGAKAAVSDVSLEIADGAFIGVIGRSGAGKSTLLRMINRLQEPSEGRILCDGRDVTGLHGADLRAWRQSCAMIFQQFNLVGRLDVLTNVLMGRLNHVGQARALLKLWTAEDKAIALSALEQFDIGSLASQRAESLSGGQQQRVAIARALVQEPKFILADEPIASLDPRNTRIVMDALQRINRHYGITVICNLHSLDLAKTYCDRLVGMAQGRVVFDGVPAELTSAAARELYGIEADDVIDSHTPVPAAAGVFATA; translated from the coding sequence ATGCTCACCATCGACAAGGTCACCCGACGATTTGGCGCGAAAGCCGCCGTGTCGGACGTCTCCCTCGAAATCGCCGACGGCGCCTTCATTGGTGTGATTGGCCGTTCGGGTGCCGGAAAATCGACATTGCTGCGGATGATCAACCGCCTGCAGGAGCCGTCCGAAGGCCGCATCCTCTGCGACGGGCGCGACGTCACCGGCCTTCATGGCGCCGATCTGCGCGCCTGGCGCCAGTCCTGCGCCATGATCTTCCAGCAGTTCAACCTGGTCGGCCGCCTCGATGTGCTGACCAATGTGCTGATGGGCCGGCTCAACCATGTCGGCCAGGCTCGCGCCCTGTTGAAACTGTGGACAGCCGAGGACAAGGCCATCGCCCTGTCGGCGCTCGAACAGTTCGACATCGGGTCGCTGGCGAGCCAGCGTGCCGAGAGCCTGTCGGGCGGCCAGCAGCAGCGCGTGGCGATCGCCCGCGCCCTGGTCCAGGAACCGAAATTCATTCTCGCCGACGAGCCGATCGCCTCCCTCGACCCGCGCAACACCCGCATCGTGATGGACGCGCTGCAGCGGATCAACCGTCACTACGGCATCACGGTGATCTGCAATCTTCACTCGCTCGACCTGGCCAAGACCTATTGCGACCGGCTGGTCGGCATGGCCCAGGGCCGGGTCGTCTTCGACGGCGTGCCGGCCGAATTGACCAGCGCGGCCGCCCGCGAGCTCTACGGCATCGAAGCCGATGACGTCATCGACAGCCATACCCCCGTTCCCGCGGCGGCCGGCGTCTTCGCCACCGCCTGA